One window from the genome of Oncorhynchus kisutch isolate 150728-3 linkage group LG21, Okis_V2, whole genome shotgun sequence encodes:
- the LOC109879448 gene encoding proteoglycan 4-like isoform X1 produces MPQLKQLPTMSLQKWPAPQLKQLPTMSLQKWPAPQLKQLPTMSLQKWPAPQLKQLPTMSRQKRPAPQQKELPTMSRQKRPAPAPQLKQLPTIPLQKRPAPAPQLKQLPTIPLQKRPAPAPQLKQLPTMSLQERPAPAPQLKQLPTMSLQERPAPAPQLKQLPTIPLQKRPAPAPQLKQLPTMSLQERRPTLNRRPDPSTS; encoded by the coding sequence ATGCCACAGCTGAAGCAACTGCCAACCATGTCTCTTCAGAAGTGGCCCGCGCCTCAGCTGAAGCAACTGCCAACCATGTCTCTTCAGAAGTGGCCCGCGCCTCAGCTGAAGCAACTGCCAACCATGTCTCTTCAGAAGTGGCCCGCGCCTCAGCTGAAGCAACTGCCAACCATGTCTCGTCAGAAGCGGCCCGCGCCTCAGCAGAAGGAACTGCCAACCATGTCTCGTCAGAAGCGGCCGGCCCCCGCGCCTCAGCTGAAGCAACTGCCAACCATACCTCTGCAGAAGCGACCGGCCCCCGCGCCTCAGCTGAAGCAACTGCCAACCATACCTCTGCAGAAGCGACCGGCCCCCGCGCCTCAGCTGAAGCAACTGCCAACCATGTCTCTGCAGGAGCGACCGGCCCCCGCGCCTCAGCTGAAGCAACTGCCAACCATGTCTCTGCAGGAGCGACCGGCCCCCGCGCCTCAGCTGAAGCAACTGCCAACCATACCTCTGCAGAAGCGACCGGCCCCCGCGCCTCAGCTGAAGCAACTGCCAACCATGTCTCTGCAGGAGCGGCGACCGACCTTGAACAGACGGCCCGACCCCTCAACAAGCTAG
- the LOC109879448 gene encoding hydroxysteroid dehydrogenase-like protein 2 isoform X2 — MPQLKQLPTMSLQKWPAPQLKQLPTMSLQKWPAPQLKQLPTMSRQKRPAPQQKELPTMSRQKRPAPAPQLKQLPTIPLQKRPAPAPQLKQLPTIPLQKRPAPAPQLKQLPTMSLQERPAPAPQLKQLPTMSLQERPAPAPQLKQLPTIPLQKRPAPAPQLKQLPTMSLQERRPTLNRRPDPSTS, encoded by the exons ATGCCACAGCTGAAGCAACTGCCAACCAT GTCTCTTCAGAAGTGGCCCGCGCCTCAGCTGAAGCAACTGCCAACCATGTCTCTTCAGAAGTGGCCCGCGCCTCAGCTGAAGCAACTGCCAACCATGTCTCGTCAGAAGCGGCCCGCGCCTCAGCAGAAGGAACTGCCAACCATGTCTCGTCAGAAGCGGCCGGCCCCCGCGCCTCAGCTGAAGCAACTGCCAACCATACCTCTGCAGAAGCGACCGGCCCCCGCGCCTCAGCTGAAGCAACTGCCAACCATACCTCTGCAGAAGCGACCGGCCCCCGCGCCTCAGCTGAAGCAACTGCCAACCATGTCTCTGCAGGAGCGACCGGCCCCCGCGCCTCAGCTGAAGCAACTGCCAACCATGTCTCTGCAGGAGCGACCGGCCCCCGCGCCTCAGCTGAAGCAACTGCCAACCATACCTCTGCAGAAGCGACCGGCCCCCGCGCCTCAGCTGAAGCAACTGCCAACCATGTCTCTGCAGGAGCGGCGACCGACCTTGAACAGACGGCCCGACCCCTCAACAAGCTAG